In the genome of Variibacter gotjawalensis, one region contains:
- a CDS encoding protein-L-isoaspartate O-methyltransferase family protein encodes MTTLDAARRMMVDGQIRPNDVTDRRILGAFERVPRERFVPADQAAIAYLDRSVRVGQGRFLLQAMTLAKMLQAVDIAEGQKVLDVGCATGYSTAILAAMGADVFGLEEDEASAAVATRTLLDLGSAATVRRGPLAEGAQADGPFDVIVLNGSVEFEPKSLLAQLKEGGRLVCVERRGGLSRAMLYVMADGDAGARPLFDASAPVLPGFAAVPQFAL; translated from the coding sequence ATGACCACCTTGGACGCCGCTCGCCGCATGATGGTCGACGGGCAAATCCGCCCGAACGACGTGACGGACCGCCGTATCCTCGGCGCGTTCGAGCGCGTGCCGCGCGAGCGTTTCGTTCCGGCCGACCAGGCTGCGATCGCCTATCTCGATCGCAGCGTTCGCGTCGGGCAGGGCCGGTTCCTGCTGCAAGCCATGACGCTCGCAAAGATGCTCCAGGCCGTTGACATCGCTGAGGGTCAGAAGGTCCTCGATGTCGGCTGCGCGACCGGTTACTCGACCGCGATTCTCGCCGCGATGGGCGCAGACGTCTTCGGCCTCGAGGAAGACGAAGCGAGCGCCGCGGTTGCGACCCGGACGCTCCTCGATCTCGGCTCGGCCGCGACGGTGCGCCGCGGTCCGCTCGCCGAAGGCGCGCAGGCCGACGGTCCGTTCGACGTGATCGTCCTCAACGGTTCGGTCGAATTCGAGCCGAAGTCGTTGCTCGCGCAGCTGAAAGAGGGCGGTCGCCTGGTTTGCGTCGAACGCCGCGGCGGCTTATCGCGGGCGATGCTCTACGTGATGGCCGACGGCGATGCCGGTGCGCGTCCGCTGTTTGACGCGTCGGCGCCCGTGCTTCCGGGATTCGCTGCCGTTCCGCAGTTCGCGCTTTAG
- the eno gene encoding phosphopyruvate hydratase, with product MTAIVDIVGRQILDSRGNPTVEVDVWLEDGSHGRAAVPSGASTGAHEAVELRDGNKKKYGGKGVQKAVDAVNGEIFDAIGGFDAEQQVQIDETMIALDGTKNKSRLGANAILGVSLAVAKAAADANATPLYRYVGGVSARVLPVPMMNIVNGGAHADNPIDFQEFMIMPVGAKTFADALRMGAEVFHTLKAELKAKGHNTNVGDEGGFAPNLKSADDALGFVMKSIEKAGYKPGKDMVLALDCAATEFFKKGVYDYEGEGKKRKPEQQAKYLAELVGRYPIVSIEDGMSEDDFEGWKAVTDLIGDKCQLVGDDLFVTNVERLSDGIKRGLGNSILVKVNQIGSLTETLAAVDMAHRAGYTAVMSHRSGETEDATIADLAVATNCGQIKTGSLARSDRTAKYNQLLRIEEQLGEQAQYAGRAALKALR from the coding sequence ATGACCGCCATCGTCGACATCGTCGGCCGTCAAATTCTCGACAGCCGCGGCAATCCCACCGTCGAAGTCGATGTCTGGCTGGAGGATGGCTCGCACGGCCGCGCGGCGGTGCCGTCCGGCGCCTCGACGGGCGCGCACGAAGCGGTCGAACTCCGCGACGGCAACAAGAAGAAATACGGCGGCAAGGGCGTGCAGAAGGCCGTCGATGCGGTCAACGGCGAGATCTTCGACGCGATCGGCGGCTTCGATGCCGAGCAGCAGGTGCAGATCGACGAGACGATGATCGCGCTCGACGGCACCAAGAACAAATCGCGCCTCGGCGCCAATGCGATCCTCGGCGTCTCGCTCGCGGTCGCCAAGGCTGCGGCCGACGCGAATGCCACGCCGCTCTATCGCTACGTCGGCGGCGTCTCAGCCCGCGTTCTCCCGGTGCCGATGATGAACATCGTCAACGGCGGCGCACACGCCGATAACCCGATCGACTTCCAGGAATTCATGATCATGCCGGTCGGCGCGAAGACCTTCGCGGACGCGCTGCGCATGGGCGCTGAAGTCTTCCACACGCTGAAGGCCGAGCTGAAGGCCAAGGGTCACAACACCAACGTCGGCGACGAGGGCGGCTTCGCGCCGAACCTGAAATCGGCCGACGATGCGCTCGGCTTCGTCATGAAGTCGATCGAGAAGGCCGGCTACAAGCCCGGCAAGGACATGGTGCTGGCGCTCGATTGCGCCGCGACCGAGTTCTTCAAGAAGGGCGTCTACGATTACGAAGGCGAGGGCAAGAAGCGTAAGCCCGAGCAGCAGGCGAAGTACCTTGCCGAGCTCGTCGGCCGCTATCCCATTGTCTCGATCGAAGACGGCATGTCGGAAGACGATTTCGAAGGCTGGAAGGCCGTCACCGATTTGATCGGCGACAAGTGCCAGCTCGTCGGCGACGACCTCTTCGTCACCAACGTCGAGCGTCTGTCGGACGGCATCAAGCGCGGCCTCGGCAACTCGATCCTGGTCAAGGTCAACCAGATCGGTTCGCTGACCGAGACGCTCGCCGCCGTCGATATGGCGCACCGCGCCGGTTACACCGCCGTTATGTCGCATCGTTCCGGCGAGACCGAGGACGCAACGATCGCCGACCTCGCGGTCGCCACCAACTGCGGACAGATCAAAACCGGCTCGCTCGCGCGTTCTGACCGGACCGCGAAATACAACCAGCTGTTGCGCATTGAAGAGCAGCTCGGCGAGCAGGCGCAATATGCGGGCCGCGCGGCGCTCAAAGCGCTTCGCTAA
- the queF gene encoding preQ(1) synthase: protein MSKRPLQLGKPTALPASPDQAQLDRVPNPHPDTNYVARFTAPEFTTLCPITGQPDFAHLVIDYVPGKWLVESKSLKLYLASFRNHGGFHEDCTVGIGKELQKLLKPRWLRIGGYWYPRGGIPIDVFWQAGRLPAGVWVPDQGVAPYRGRG, encoded by the coding sequence TTGAGCAAGAGACCACTACAGCTCGGCAAGCCGACGGCCCTGCCCGCCTCGCCGGATCAGGCGCAACTCGACCGCGTGCCGAACCCGCACCCGGACACGAACTACGTTGCGCGCTTCACGGCGCCGGAATTCACGACGCTCTGCCCGATCACCGGACAGCCGGATTTCGCGCACCTTGTGATCGATTACGTGCCGGGCAAATGGCTGGTCGAGTCGAAGTCGCTGAAGCTTTATCTCGCGAGCTTCCGCAACCACGGCGGCTTCCATGAGGATTGCACCGTGGGCATCGGCAAAGAGCTGCAGAAGCTGCTCAAGCCACGCTGGCTCCGCATCGGCGGCTATTGGTATCCGCGCGGCGGCATCCCGATCGATGTGTTCTGGCAAGCCGGCCGGCTTCCGGCCGGGGTGTGGGTGCCCGATCAAGGCGTCGCGCCGTATCGCGGGCGCGGCTGA